AacattatttttgcaaaaaaaacattaaaatatttttgataaaaccCCCCAGTATATTCACTgattaaagaaagaaagaaacatcaagatacaaaaaaaaaacgttattacAAACCTTTGGACAAATTTAATGGGTATTTGATAACTTGTCCCCAACCTCGTAATACTGCGGGGGTTTTATAGCTTGGTTTACAAACATACGGACTCGatgtatcataaaaaaaaaatcaggaaaaaaGATTCAGGTGgtgttttgcttattttaaataatctaaCATCTAATAAATGGGTAACCTTCATGGGTAATTTCAATGACAATCCATTACATATAACAGTAGGAATGATGTAGTGTAGGAACCGAATATAACCCAACCATTCAATAAGCATGGCCGATTCATTTTCTAATTACCTcgcttttttaaattaatatattcaaaaatgtcaaaaaggatACGAGAAGACATTTGGATAGACATGCGTTTCGATACTCTTACATAACTTAAAATACTAAGACATGGACTGGGACTTTAAACATATACTAgttatataatatgtaatagTCAGATGACATGGAGCAAATATCTTGGTTGATAGACGTACTTTTACATACCTATTTTCGCTTTGCGAACCCGTGTCAGGATAGCGCAAACCTTGTTATAACCCTAGTTAATAGATTATACATAGGATAAAAAAATCGAGAGAAGCCCctgtgagcgtagcgaacgagtccTTCTTATCTGTTAAGAAATTAcatcaggtcatctaactgacttggAATACAACcgcattggctgatacattgacaacgcaaaatctgacgcagggagtgggTGTCGGATGAGTAACAGAAgccggacctttaaacacccgcgaaaggtgaaattattaatgattaCGTCTAGTTTTTCATGTTTGCCTATCTGCTATTTCGTTGGCTTAATATGTAGCTTGTATTCTTATTGTGGTTAAATTCagataaacaaattaatattgcTATTATTTCTATGCGTAAGCAGTGAAAACATCttggaaatatatcattttgctttaataattcaatgaaactatttaaaatttacTGAAGGTATTACGGGCCCTGTTGTACTTCTAACATTCATCTGAATACAGTTCAGTTTGTGTACTCAGACCATTGTATTCTTGCCAATTGTTTTGTGTTcaatcatgaatttcatttaaaataacttggatgctcattttttagctcaccaAAGCCGTAGGCTAgggtggtgtgtgtgtggggggggggggggggctattaggatcgatgaatgtccgtcgtctgtcgtccgtagtccgtccacacttagtttgttaacacactagtggtcacatttttgcctcaattttcaagaaacttggtcaggatgtttgccCCAGTAATTACTCGAacgagttcgaatatgggtcatatgggatgaaaaactaggtcacatgacccCAAAAAATCTCgtaaacactctagaggctacttTTCAGTCCAAATATTCTGGAAAATTGTCAGAAAGTgtgtttcgttgatttctagctcaagttcgaatatgggtcatctggggtcaaagaCTAGATAGCAGAGCCCAAATAcagaaaaaccttgttaacactctagaagtaacattttcagcccaaatatcctggaaatttgtcagaaagatTGTTCGataatttctagctcaagttcgcatatgggtcatctagagtcaaaaactaggtcacagagcccaaatatggaaaaaccttgttaagactctagaggtaacattttcagcccaaatatcctggaaatttgtcagaaaggttttttcgttgatttctagctcaagtttgaatatggggcATCTGGGGTCAAATACTAGGTAAAATATGGAGGAACCTTGTTATCACTCTAGAGGTAATTTTTTCAgaccaaatatcctggaaatatgtcagaaagatctttcaatgatttctagctcaagttcgaaagTCCGTGACAGTGCAAtgcactggtgcacgttaatgGACCAGGGTAGCTTTGACCCGGGTTACATTAAGTCTCTGCACTTTACTCCACTAAATAACATAATAAGATTCGTCTTACAAGATACACATATTTACAGTAAGAGCTCGTTTTGGCGTTCTACAGAAAATGGTGCAACACGGATCTTATCTGGTTAACCAGTTATTTTGTTACTTACAAATTGGAATTCGCAAATTGTGTTATAGTTAGAGGACATCAAGTagcattttaatgattaagaaagggCGGAGTATTCTTAGAATACCATCTCATCGGCTgaaacattgtcaacgcaaactctgacgcagggagtgtgtatcggatgagtggcagtaggcggacctttaaaccctacgaagtaaaaaaataaatatgattaagcATAGTGCTTaatgattattatgatgattactttataatatatatatgggtTGCATTCTTAAACTAGATAACCCGATACTGATAGATTCTAGAATTGCATTTATAGATAGCTGGTAACATCTTATCTACTTAATCATtcattatgttacttattaagttgAATTCCCAAATCATAACCAAATAATCTGATAGTGTTAATCATCATGAAAAGTGACAGTTGGCAGGTCTGGGCCCGTATTCAAAAAGCGTATTAGTGAAAGTTTTAACTTTGTGAAATCTTTCGAAATTTTAGCAacaagtatttcaaatactctctttttatcaaatgtattcatatgcctttattatttggATCTTTTTCTTGCTTCGTATCATATCTTTGATGTAAGAAAAATTGtcactttttttctaaattcaaCTTTCGAAAAAGGCATTTCTTATTAAGTTGAAAAGTTTCACTTATATGAATGTTTAATTAATACGGCTCCTTAATTGGCACTTTCAAactgttttaagttttattatatttttctcccaccccagataagtagatccaataatttaaccatgctagaagttcttatcttgcccacgggcgaagataaaatgcccgtatggaacgcctttttaatggtcacaacattgtaattacctcccttgttgaagactgtcgtcagtagcatcattgaaaccttgtcttgtggctatatttagaacgcttatttattatttctcgcttcaaatgtcaccagaatacagttttcacgcacctttcaagaaataatgcttcactctcctttgAACTATATAAAGAGcgatttgactgttaacataaCATGAATCAATGCgggcatatccatgacaaccacgaattaacacatataaatacgcaattattttcactacgcacaaaagagttccatcaaaaaatacatttttacttaattttgtttaactggggtgggagaaaaagcataggtctaccatagccgctcgtgtaagataaggttcatcccgaccctcgcgtaGGGTATTTTGCggaactcggtaaacctcgtttctgcaaaacaccctacgctcggtcggaatgaacatatcttacactctcggctatggaagatacttataatcttacctCAAATGTTTCGCGAATATTTACTTTATAGCTAAATGATTAtagcgaaaattaagtggtgaacacgaaacaattcgcgaacgttatcAAGTAATCTTACAGCAGTACTACTTAATATACCACCATAACATGCGACACACGACTGTTCAGACCATATTTTACTTAGACAGTGGTCATAACTATTATAAGACGGAGTGGAATGTCATATTAATCACAGGTGTACAACtgctgaccaacattcctatgaGGTTTCATGGGTGTAGGTACAATCATGTAGAGCTGGGAGGCGTGACGTGGTGTCAAGTGACGTGGGAGGGTGTGTAAGCTAATTCATACTCGCATTCGGGCAAGCCCATTCGGCAAGTGCCCgaataagattgttagtcatttaagGCTTTTGGAGCATAGTGAACAGACAGAATGTATCCCTGGTTAGCGCTAacttgcaccagtgtatagcactgtcacacgggacccccatttaacgtccctcccggaagacgattatttgttttagtgGCGTGGCGTTGAATCGAACATTCTACCCCTAGATTTACAGTCAAATGTGTCACTATTGACCACGGATTCTTGACAACTACAACACCTATACATACCCCTGCAGCCAATCGTATAAAAGGTGTGCAGTTATCCATAGGTTACCAATTTACCAGTTTgtacattaaaatgaattattggtGAATGGTAATACATGTTTGTAATTGGATAAAAATGACCAATCAATTAACATTTCGTGGGCTTATTAAAGAAAAGAATACCCATGTgatgttaattttttatttgattatatatttataacataaacacTTGTATTTTGTAAGTTATTCTGTTCTTCTTACGGTCTTTCATGTCAGACAACAATTACGAGGAAGGCTGTTATAGACGGAGTGACACCTGTTTGCTTCTGATGCAACCGCCTAAAACCATGTGCTCCTGGAATCCAGAACACAAGATAGTAGACAGGCCATGTCGATGATTGTGCGtgaatttatttgattttggtGTATAAAGCTTGCATATCTGGAAATTCTATCGCTTTGAAAATCCCCGATATTTTGATATGGCACAATTCggatatcaattttatcaaaaaaattaCCCTACCTAACtgaattatgattttgtaatttGATTTAACGAATAACTTGTACAGGGTTAGATGGTATTTTTGAGTGGGAAATTCCAGTTATCTGGCGGAAAGACATTCACTATTAATTAAAGAATTTATGGCAAAGCAGTaagtttacaaaatcataacgCTCGTCTATTACTCGATGATACATTTTCGTATACAagaagttatatatatatatataatatattcattgaCAAACATATCCGAAGACAGACACACAAACATTGTGTCACATTCAAAAGTATTACCCTTATGAAACTTCAATGAGTTGTTTGAAATGTCACTCAAGCTTTTCCTTGACTTGTCGCATGCAACTCTAAATTTTTTGCACTTACACACATGAAACTTCACAGCAATGTACGTTAGCAACCCTATTTTTCCATCATAAAACACCATTATTTACCGTTTATCTCGCTTTACCTTTAATCATCCTACTCATAGTCACCCTACTCTACCATAAGCCACCTCATTCATAAACCACCCTACTTTACCATTAACCACCCTACTCTACCATTACTCTATATACTGTACCATAAACCACCCTACTTTACCATAAATCACACTATTGTACCGTTAATCATCTTTCTTTTCCATAAACCTCCAACCATTGGCGTAACATCTGAACTTTACCATAAACCACCCTACTTTACCTTTAACCACACTACTTTACCGTAAACGACTCAACTTTATCGTAAACCACCCTACTTTACCGTAAACATTCCTACTTTACCGTAAACCACCCTACATGACCGTAAACGACTCTACCTTACCGTAAACCATCATACTTTACCGTAAACGACTCTACTTTTCCGTAAACCACCCTACTTTACCGTAAACGACTCTACTTTACCGTAAACCACCCTACTTTACTTTGAACGACTCTACTTTACCGTAAACCTACCAACTTTACCATATACCACCCTACTTTACCATTAACCACCGTGCTTTACCATATCCCCGCCCCCCCCCACACACTTTACCGTAAACCACCCTACTTTACCATTCACGAATACCTAATGATACGGGTGGGCAATCTTCGGCCATCGTGAACCTCTTATCCTGggatgtatattttttttatattgacacCTTTTCTTATCTGAATAAACATCctgttggatattttttttcgtttaaaaatactttcataTCCTGGTTAGGTTCGATTTTTATATGGCCTTAAAAAGTGTAGGGCGGAGTTTTTAACAGGATGTATATTGATAGCTGTAATTTACAGAAAATACATTAATGCAACGCTACCATGAAAATATTAGCAAGTAATGATACTGCGAAACTATAAGCAAAAATAACCCCTTTTTAATAGTAAAACCGCGACCCCATATAAAGTGTCGCctctgttgttgctgttgttgttgatgctgCTAAAATAATAACGTTGTTCTCAAGTTAATTTATGTTAAGTTTCAAAGCGCTTCGATCAACTGatcaaattaaatgttaattttatctTCGATTTTCGATTGGGAGGTATATTAACAATAAAGTAATTTATGGACTTTGGCGCTGCGTTTGCTTGAACGACTCTGAAGTTTTGTTAAGACGAAATGAGTTTCAGATGGAGTGATATTTCGACACGAAggtagaaaaaaaatactttcagaGCAAATATTGTATAGAATgtacaaaacagttttttttattaattaattaatacatacaGACTGATAACTCGGTTTGTTTAATAAAGGTATGCCAAAACATCAATAAGTTTGCTACAGGAAACGGCACACCTTACAATTACCTTTTTAGAAatagaaaattttgaaaactgactaattagaaaaaaatgttaagtgtATACATGCATAAAATTATGCATGGACATTTATCTGTAATTGTGAACTTGTGCCCACATAAACTATACTGAATTTGCTTAATGCATTGCATATCAAATACATTTCGCAATAAGCAATAATCATGAATGATATATCTCCCAAATTCCACACAAGTGTATTGTAAATCAACAATATTCTTGATAAAATCTTACAAACATTACAGATTTATCACATATCAAAGAAACATGCGTTTTATGTCAAATTAAAGCTGAGTAAGTATCATgatctcatttgtcaaattatttttgtcagGAATGTATGAAAATGATGTTATAATTCCATATGTACAACAAGTAGAATAGAAAGTTATATAGTATGAAAAGcatttgaaatttaatgaaTCCCTAACTCCTCCCAACGCCTATGGATGGTATAGCCGATTACTTTCCATATCTCTGGTATAACAGGGTTCAACAAGGACATGTGCACAGAGTCATGACGAAAACcctttagaaaaaaaagagGACAGCAGATGCAAACAATTAAAGTTGTGAAAATTCTAGCAGGACAACATGTGCAAGCAATATAAGTGGTGATAGTTCAAGCAGGACAACATATGCAAGCAATTAAAGTGGTGACAGCACTAGCAGGACAACATATGCAAGCAATATAAGTGGTGACAATTCTAGCAGGACAACATATGAAAGCAATTTAAGTGGTGACAGTTCTAGCAGGACAACATATGCAACCAATTTAAGTGGTGACAGTTCAAGCAGGACAACATATGCAAGCAATTTCAGTGGTGACAGTTCAAGCAGGACAACATATGCAAGCAATTTCAGTGGTGACAGTTTTTGCAGGACAACATATGCAAGCAGTTTAAGTGTCGACAGCGTTCTAGCAAGACAACAAATGCAAGTTTAAGTGGATATAGTTCAAGCAGGACAACATATGCAAGCAATTTAAGTGGTGACAGTTCATGCAGGACAACATATGCAAGCAATTTAAGTGGTGACAGTTCAAGCAGGACAACATATGCAAGCAATTTAAGTGGTGACAGCACTAGCAGGACAACATATGAAAGCAATCAATTTAAGTGGTGACAGTTCTAGCAGGACAACATATGAGAGCAATTTAAGTGGTGACAGCACTAGCAGGACAACATATGCAAGCAATTTAAGTGGTGACAGCACTAGCAGGACAACAGATACAAGCAATTAAGTGGTGACATTTTAAGGAGGACAACAGGTGCAAGCAATTAAAGTGGTGACAGTTCTAGCAGCACTAGCAGGACAACATATGCAAGCAATTTAAGTGGTGACAGCACAAGCAGGACAACATATGCAAGCAATTTAAGTGGTGACATTTCAAGGAGGACAACAGATGCAAGCAATTAAAGTGGTGACAGTTCTAGCAGCACTAGAAGGACAACGTATGTAGGTAATTAAAGTGGTGACAGTTCTTACAGGACAACATATGCAAGCAATTAAAGCAATGACAGTTCTAGCAGGACAACATATGCAAGCAATTTAAGTGGTGGCAGTTCTAGCAGGACAACAGATGCAAGCAATTTAAGTGGTGGCAGCACTAGCAGGACAACAGATGCAAGCAATTTAAGTGGTGACAGTTCAAGCAGGACAACAGATGCAAGCAATTGAAGTGGTGACAGCACTAGCAGGACAACAGATGAAAGCAATTTAGGTGGTGACAATTCTAGCAGAACAACATATGAAAGCAATTTAAGTGGTGACAGTTCAAACAGGACAACAGATGAAAGCAATTTAAGTGGTGACAGTTCAAGCAGGACAACATATACAAGCAATTTAAGTGGTGACATTTCTAGCAGGACAACATATGCAAGCAATTAAAGTGGTGACAGCACTAGCAGGACAACAGATGCAAGCAATTTTGGTGGTGACAATTCTAGCAAGACAACATATGAAAGCAATTTAAGTGGTGACAGTTCAAGCAGGACAACATATGGAAGCAATTTACATGGTGACAGTTCTAGCAGGACAACATATGCAAGCAATTTAGGTGATAACAATTCTAGCAGGACAACATATGCAAGCAATTTAAGTGGTGACAGTTCAAGCAGGACAACATATGCAAGCAATATAAGTGGTGACAGTTCAAGCAGGACAACATATGCAAGCAATTTAAGTGGTGACATCACTTGAAGGTCAACATATGCAAGCAATTTAAGTGTCGACAGCGTTCTAGCAAGACAAGAGATGAAAGCGATTTAAGTGGTGATAGTTCAAGCAGGACAACATATGCAAGCAATTTAAGTGGCGACATCACTTGCAGGACAACAGATGCAAGCAATTTAGGTGGTGACAGTTCAATCAGAACTACATATGCAAGCAATTTAAGTGGTGACAGCACTAGCAGGACAACATATGCAAGCAATTAATTAAAGTGGTGACAGTTCAAGCAGGACAACATATGAGAGCAATTTAAGTGGTGACAGCACTAGCAGGACAACATATGCAATCAATTTAAGTGGTGACATTTCAAGGAGGACAACAGATGCAAGCAATTAAAGTGGTGACAGTTCTAGCAGCACTAGCAGGACAACATATGCAAGCAATTTAAGTGGTGACAGTTCTAGCAGCACTAGCAGGACAACATATGCAAGCAATTTAAGTGGTGCCAGTTCTAGCAGCACTAGCAGGACAACATATGCAAGCAATTTAAGTGGTGACAGTTCTAGCAGCACTAGCAGGACAACATATGCAAGCAATTTAAGAGTTGACAGCACTAGCAGGACAACATATGCAAGCAATTTAAGTGGTGACAGCACTAACAGGACAACATATGCAAGCAATTTAAGTGGTGGCAGTTCTAGCAGGACAACAGATGCAAGCAATTTAAGTGGTGACAGCACTAGCAGGACAACAGATGCAAGCAATTTAAGTGGTGACAGTTCAAGCAGGACAACAGATGCAAGCAATTGAAGTGGTGACAGCACTAGCAGGACAACAGATGCAAGCAATTTAGGTGGTGACAATTCTAGCAGAACAACATATGAAAGCAATTTAAGTGGTGACAGTTCAAACAGGACAACAGATGAAAGCAATTTAAGTGGTGACAGTTCAAGCAGGACAACATATACAAGCAATTTAAGTGGTGACATTTCTAGCAGGACAACATATGCAAGCAATTAAAGTGGTGACAGCACTAGCAGGACAACAGATGCAAGCAATTTTGGTGGTGACAATTCTAGCAAGACAACATATGAAAGCAATTTAAGTGGTGACAGTTCAAGCAGGACAACATATGGAAGCAATTTACATGGTGACAGTTCTAGCAGGACAACATATGCAAGCAATTTAGGTGATAACAATTCTAGCAGGACAACATATGCAAGCAATTTAAGTGGTGACAGTTCAAGCAGGACAACATATGCAAGCAATATAAGTGGTGACAGTTCAAGCAGGACAACATATGCAAGCAATTTAAGTGGTGACATCACTTGCAGGTCAACATATGCAAGCAATTTAAGTGTCGACAGCGTTCTAGCAAGACAAGAGATGAAAGCGATTTAAGTGGTGATAGTTCAAGCAGGACAACATATGCAAGCATTTTAAGTGGCGACATCACTTGCAGGACAACAGATGCAAGCAATTTAGGTGGTGACAGTTCAATCAGAACTACATATGCAAGCAATTTAAGTGGTGACAGCACTAGCAGGACAACATATGCAAGCAATTAATTTAAGTGGTGACAGTTCAAGCAGGACAACATATGAGAGCAATTTAAGTGGTGACAGCACTAGCAGGACAACATATGCAATCAATTAAAGTGGTGACATTTCAAGGAGGACAACAGATGCAAGCAATTAAAGTGGTGACAGTTCTAGCAGCACTAGCAGGACAACATATGCAAGCAATTTAAGTGGTGACAGTTCTAGCAGCACTAGCAGGACAACATATGCAAGCAATTTAAGTGGTGACAGCACTAGCAGTACAACATATGCAAGCAATTAATTTAAGTGGTGACAATTCTAGCAGGACAACATATGAGAGCAATTTAAGTGGTGACAGCACTAGCAGGACAACATATGCAAGCAATTTAAGTGGTGACAGTTCTAGCAGCACTAGCAGGACAAcatgtgcaagcaatttaagtgGTGCCAGTTCTAGCAGCACTAGCAGGACAACATATGCAAGCAATTTAAGTGGTGACAGTTCTAGCAGCACTAGCAGGACAACATATGCAAGCAATTTAAGTGGTGCCAGTTCTAGCAGCACTAGCAGGACAACATATGCAAGCAATTTAAGTGGTGACAGTTCTAGCAGCACTAGCAGGACAACATATGCAAGCAATTTAAGTGGTGACAGCACTAGCAGGACAACATATGCAAGCAATTTAAGTGGTGACAGCACTAGCAGGACAACATATGAAAGCAATTTAAGTGGCGACAGTTCTAGCAGCACAACAGATGCAAGCAATTTAAGTGGTGACAGCACTAGCAGGACAACAGATGCAAGCAATTTAAGTGGTGACAGCACTAGCAGGAAAACATATGCAAGCAATTCAAGTGGTGACAGTTCTAGCAGCACTAGCAAGACAACATATGCAAGCAATTTAAGTGGTGACAATTCTAGCAGGACAACATATGCAAGCAATTTAAGTGGTGATAGTTCAAGCAGGACAACATATGCAAGCAATTTCAGTGGTGACAGTTCTAGCAGGACAACATATGAAAGCAATTTAAGTGGTGACAGCACTAGCAGGACAACAGATGGAAGCAATGTAAGTGCTGACAGTTCTAGCAGCACTAGCAGGACAACAGATCAAAGCAATTTAAGTGGTGACAGTTCAACCTGGACAACAGATGCAAACAATTTAAGATGTGACAGCTCAAGCAGGGCAACATATGAAAGCAATTTAAGTGGTGACAGTTCTAGCAGGACAACATATGCAAGCAATTTAAGTGGTGACAGCACTAGCAGGACAACAGATGGAAGCAATGTAAGTGCTGACAGTTCTAGCAGCACTAGCAGGACAACAGATCAAAGCAATTTAAGTGGTGACAGTTCAACCTGGACAACAGATGCAAGCAATTTAAGATGTGACAGCTTAAGCAGGACAACATATGAAAGCAATTTTAGTGGTGACAGTTCTAGCAGTACAACATATGCAAGCAATTTAAGATGTGACAGTTCAAGCAGGACAACATATGCAAGCAAGTTAAGTGGTGACAGTTCAAGCAGGACAACAGATGCAAGCAATTTAAGTGGTGACAGTTCAAGCAGGACAACATATGCAAGCAATTTAAGTGGTGACAGCACTAGCAGGACAACAGATCAAAGCAATTTAAGTGGTGACAGTTCAAGCAGGACAACATATGAAAGCAATTTAAGTGGTTACATCACTAGCAGGACAACATATGCAAGCAATTTAAGTGGTGACATTTCAAGGAGGACAACAGATGCAAGCAATTAAAGCGGTGACAGTTGTAGCAGGACAACATAGCATGCGCGGCAAGCAATTTAAGTGGTGACAGCACTAGCAGGACAAAAGATGCAAGCAATTTAAGTGGTGACAGCACTAGCAGGACAACATATGCAAGCAATTAAAGCGGTGACAGTTGTAGCAGGACAACATAGCATGCGCGGCAAGCAATTTAAGTGGTGACAGCACTAGCAGGACAACAGATGCAAGCAATTTAAGTGGTGACAGCACTAGCAGGACAACATATGCAAGCAATTAAAGCGGTGACAGTTGTAGCAGGACAACATAGCATGCGCGGCAAGCAATTTAAGTGGTGACAGCACTAGCAGGACAACAGATGCAAGCAATTTAAGTGGTGACAGCACTAGCAGGACAACAGATGCAAGCAATTAAAGCGGTGACAGTTGTAGCAGGACAACATAGCATGCGCGGCAAGCAATTTAAGTGGTGACAGTTCTAGCAGGACAGCATTTGCAAGCAATTTAGGTGGTGACAGTTCTAGCAGGATAATGGATGCAAGCAATTTAAGTGGTGACCATTCTATTGGTTAC
Above is a genomic segment from Mya arenaria isolate MELC-2E11 chromosome 2, ASM2691426v1 containing:
- the LOC128215351 gene encoding uncharacterized protein DDB_G0271670-like; this encodes MQAINLSGDNSSRTTYESNLSGDSTSRTTYASNLSGDSSSSTSRTTCASNLSGASSSSTSRTTYASNLSGDSSSSTSRTTYASNLSGASSSSTSRTTYASNLSGDSSSSTSRTTYASNLSGDSTSRTTYASNLSGDSTSRTTYESNLSGDSSSSTTDASNLSGDSTSRTTDASNLSGDSTSRKTYASNSSGDSSSSTSKTTYASNLSGDNSSRTTYASNLSGDSSSRTTYASNFSGDSSSRTTYESNLSGDSTSRTTDGSNVSADSSSSTSRTTDQSNLSGDSSTWTTDANNLRCDSSSRATYESNLSGDSSSRTTYASNLSGDSTSRTTDGSNVSADSSSSTSRTTDQSNLSGDSSTWTTDASNLRCDSLSRTTYESNFSGDSSSSTTYASNLRCDSSSRTTYASKLSGDSSSRTTDASNLSGDSSSRTTYASNLSGDSTSRTTDQSNLSGDSSSRTTYESNLSGYITSRTTYASNLSGDISRRTTDASN